A section of the Flavobacteriales bacterium genome encodes:
- a CDS encoding serine hydrolase yields MHHAILSAGLVLLGAGPLTGQSLYFPPIGPGAWDTLSPSALGWCPDRIDNLIDFVGSRNTKAFLILKDGKIVLEHYYGTFTQDSLWYWASAGKTLTAMLTGIAQEEGFVDLNQPSSTYLGTGWTNCSPPQEAQITVWNQLTMTSGLDDGVPDDDCTDPACLQYLADAGTRWAYHNAPYTLLDDVIANATGTSFSNYFNTRIRNRIGMDGLWLPLGYNNVYFSRARSMARFGLLALNRGVWANDTILHDTAYFNAMTTPSQGLNESYGYLWWLNGQPSFMLPGLQFVFPGPAMPDAPADMICGLGKNDQLLNVVPSRNMVVVRMGNEAYGSLSVATIFNNEIWQLIEQLPCATAVVEQGPGDGWGLHPNPATDLLRVALPSGMVREDLELLDELGRSIPVRWAGEDLDISDLATGTYVVRIRGERPLVRRFLKH; encoded by the coding sequence ATGCACCACGCGATCCTCTCCGCCGGCCTCGTCCTGCTCGGTGCCGGTCCGCTCACCGGTCAGTCCCTCTACTTCCCTCCCATCGGTCCCGGTGCGTGGGACACGCTGAGCCCTTCGGCCCTGGGTTGGTGCCCCGACCGCATTGACAACCTGATCGACTTCGTGGGATCGCGGAACACCAAAGCCTTCCTGATCCTGAAGGACGGGAAGATCGTGCTGGAGCACTATTACGGCACCTTCACCCAGGACAGCCTGTGGTACTGGGCCAGTGCGGGGAAGACGCTGACAGCGATGCTCACCGGCATTGCGCAGGAGGAAGGGTTCGTGGACCTCAACCAGCCCAGCAGCACCTACCTGGGCACGGGGTGGACGAACTGCAGCCCACCGCAGGAGGCGCAGATCACCGTGTGGAACCAACTGACGATGACCAGTGGCCTGGACGATGGCGTGCCCGATGACGACTGCACGGACCCGGCCTGCCTGCAGTATCTGGCCGATGCGGGCACCCGTTGGGCCTACCACAATGCGCCATACACCCTGCTGGACGATGTGATCGCGAACGCGACCGGAACCAGTTTCAGCAACTACTTCAACACCCGCATCCGGAACAGGATCGGGATGGACGGCCTGTGGCTGCCCCTGGGCTATAACAACGTGTACTTCAGCCGGGCGCGCAGCATGGCGCGGTTCGGTCTGCTGGCCTTGAACCGCGGGGTATGGGCGAACGACACCATCCTGCATGACACGGCCTATTTCAACGCGATGACGACCCCTTCCCAGGGACTGAATGAGAGCTACGGCTACCTGTGGTGGTTGAACGGACAGCCTTCGTTCATGCTACCCGGCCTGCAATTCGTGTTCCCGGGCCCGGCCATGCCGGACGCGCCGGCGGACATGATCTGTGGGTTGGGCAAGAACGATCAGCTGCTGAACGTGGTGCCGAGCCGCAACATGGTGGTGGTGCGCATGGGCAACGAAGCGTACGGCTCCCTGTCCGTGGCCACCATCTTCAACAATGAGATCTGGCAGTTGATCGAGCAACTTCCCTGCGCCACCGCCGTGGTTGAGCAGGGGCCTGGGGATGGATGGGGCCTTCACCCCAACCCGGCCACCGACCTGCTGCGGGTGGCGCTGCCTTCCGGAATGGTGCGCGAAGACCTGGAGCTGCTGGATGAGCTGGGCCGTTCCATCCCTGTGCGTTGGGCGGGCGAAGACCTCGATATATCGGATCTGGCCACCGGCACATACGTGGTGCGGATCCGGGGCGAACGTCCGCTGGTGCGTCGTTTCCTCAAGCACTAG
- a CDS encoding 4-hydroxy-tetrahydrodipicolinate synthase: MDDRFRGLGVALVTPFLPKGNIDYAGLERLIEHQIAGGVDYVVSMGTTGESVTLTKAEKKELLAQTIGFVRNRVPVVLGVGGNNTAEVIEALGDFDMDGVDAILSVSPYYNKPTQEGIYQHYKAIAQVALRPIILYNVPGRTASNMTAETTLRLARDLKNIIAIKEASANLDQMGRILKHKPKEFMLISGDDALTLPIIAMGGSGVISVVGNALPQEFSTLVNAALKGDLETARREHLRLIEVIDLLFVEGNPGGIKEALKMLGICGNTVRLPLVNVSEATSKKLYQALADAEVVKL, from the coding sequence ATGGACGACCGATTCCGTGGCCTCGGGGTGGCCCTCGTGACCCCCTTCCTGCCCAAAGGCAACATCGACTACGCCGGCCTTGAACGCCTCATCGAGCACCAGATCGCCGGCGGCGTGGACTATGTGGTGAGCATGGGCACCACCGGTGAGAGCGTCACCCTCACCAAGGCGGAGAAGAAGGAACTGCTGGCGCAGACCATCGGCTTCGTCCGCAACCGCGTGCCCGTGGTGCTGGGCGTGGGCGGCAACAACACGGCCGAGGTCATCGAAGCGCTGGGGGACTTCGACATGGACGGTGTGGACGCCATCCTGAGCGTGAGCCCCTATTACAACAAGCCCACGCAGGAGGGCATCTACCAGCACTACAAGGCCATCGCCCAGGTGGCCCTGCGGCCCATCATCCTGTACAACGTGCCCGGCCGCACCGCCAGCAACATGACGGCCGAGACCACCCTGCGGCTGGCCAGGGACCTCAAGAACATCATCGCCATCAAGGAGGCCAGCGCCAACCTGGACCAGATGGGCCGCATCCTCAAGCACAAGCCGAAGGAATTCATGCTCATCAGTGGCGACGATGCGCTCACCCTGCCCATCATCGCCATGGGCGGCTCGGGTGTGATCAGCGTGGTGGGCAACGCACTGCCCCAGGAGTTCAGCACCCTGGTGAACGCAGCTCTGAAGGGCGATCTGGAGACCGCCCGCCGCGAGCACCTGCGCCTCATCGAGGTCATCGACCTGCTCTTCGTGGAGGGCAATCCCGGCGGCATCAAGGAGGCGTTGAAGATGCTCGGCATCTGTGGGAACACGGTGCGGCTGCCGCTGGTGAACGTGAGCGAGGCCACCTCCAAGAAGCTGTACCAGGCCCTGGCGGACGCGGAGGTGGTGAAGCTGTAA
- a CDS encoding ATP-binding protein gives MDRSRNLRHAVDIALRDTPVVLVHGARQTGKTTLVKAIARERAARYVTLDDHPTLEAALNDPPAFIQGLGRLAVIDEVQNAPNIFRAIKAAVDRDRKPGRFLLTGSANVLVLPRLGDSLAGRMEILPLHPFAQDELAGRKSTFIDQVFAARPKMTAPTVLERKQIAARVIAGGYPEVMTRKDPARRDAWYGAYITSILQRDVRDISNITGLADLPRLLQALAARSSGLLNLADLSRTLDIPHSTMRRYMALLEATFLSTPLEAWHAHRGRRLVKAPKLHLADSGFAAHLAGIHKPADILHSPSFGPLLETFVLNELRKLAGWSKVRVKAYHFRTEAGREVDIVLEDGKGRIVGIEVKAAMAVGSNDVAGLKHLREVAGGKWLRGLLLHPGLGITPFDKDLHAVPLSALWEW, from the coding sequence ATGGACCGGTCCAGGAACCTGAGGCATGCCGTGGATATCGCGCTGAGGGACACCCCGGTGGTACTGGTGCACGGCGCGCGGCAGACCGGCAAGACCACGCTGGTCAAGGCCATCGCACGGGAACGGGCAGCCCGGTACGTGACGCTGGATGACCACCCGACGTTGGAGGCCGCCCTGAACGACCCGCCCGCCTTCATCCAGGGGCTGGGCAGGCTGGCGGTGATCGACGAGGTGCAGAACGCGCCGAACATCTTCCGGGCCATCAAGGCCGCAGTGGACCGGGACCGGAAGCCGGGGCGGTTCCTGCTCACCGGCAGCGCCAACGTGCTGGTGCTGCCCAGGCTGGGCGACTCCCTGGCCGGACGGATGGAGATCCTTCCCCTTCACCCCTTCGCGCAGGACGAACTGGCGGGCCGGAAGAGCACCTTCATCGACCAGGTCTTCGCGGCCAGGCCGAAGATGACGGCCCCCACGGTCCTGGAGCGCAAGCAGATCGCCGCACGGGTGATCGCCGGGGGGTACCCGGAGGTGATGACCCGGAAGGACCCGGCCCGGCGGGATGCCTGGTACGGCGCCTACATCACCAGCATCCTTCAGCGGGATGTGAGGGACATCAGCAACATCACCGGGCTCGCCGACCTGCCCCGGCTGCTGCAGGCATTGGCCGCGCGGAGCAGTGGTCTGCTGAACCTGGCGGACCTGTCACGGACATTGGACATCCCCCACAGCACCATGCGGCGATACATGGCCCTGCTGGAGGCCACCTTCCTGAGCACACCCTTGGAGGCCTGGCACGCGCACCGGGGCAGGCGGCTGGTGAAGGCCCCCAAGCTGCACCTGGCCGACAGCGGCTTCGCGGCGCACCTTGCGGGCATCCACAAGCCGGCGGACATCCTTCACAGCCCGTCCTTCGGGCCCTTGCTGGAGACCTTCGTGCTGAACGAACTACGGAAGCTGGCCGGGTGGAGCAAGGTGCGGGTGAAGGCCTACCACTTCCGCACCGAAGCCGGCCGTGAGGTGGACATCGTGCTGGAGGACGGCAAGGGGCGGATCGTGGGCATCGAGGTGAAGGCCGCCATGGCCGTGGGCAGCAACGATGTGGCCGGGCTGAAGCATCTGCGGGAAGTGGCTGGCGGAAAGTGGCTTCGGGGGCTGTTGCTGCACCCGGGCCTGGGCATCACGCCGTTCGACAAGGACCTCCACGCCGTGCCGCTGAGCGCGTTATGGGAGTGGTAG
- a CDS encoding 3'-5' exonuclease, translating to MDFLALDFETATARPDSPCELGIAVVRGGVVRDVRNWLIKPPQWPFFSPHNIAVHGIRPEHVADAPTWPAIWPEVDDLLRDRMVVAHNAAFDMNVLRSTLGAHGIAFTPFEYFCSVSMARKVWPGHRSYGLSAMCAHHGIPLRHHRAGNDAEATAELVLRAIGDRPWFDITQFLHTNRVRIGAFLPGAHRTPGGKLVPVEALR from the coding sequence ATGGACTTCCTCGCCCTCGACTTCGAGACCGCCACTGCACGGCCCGACAGCCCTTGCGAACTGGGCATCGCCGTGGTGCGCGGCGGCGTGGTGCGCGACGTGCGCAACTGGCTCATCAAGCCGCCCCAGTGGCCCTTCTTCAGCCCGCACAACATCGCCGTGCACGGCATCCGCCCCGAGCATGTCGCCGATGCGCCCACCTGGCCCGCCATCTGGCCCGAAGTGGACGACCTCCTGCGCGACCGCATGGTGGTGGCCCACAACGCCGCCTTCGACATGAACGTGTTGCGTAGCACCCTTGGCGCTCATGGCATCGCCTTCACCCCCTTCGAGTACTTCTGCAGCGTCAGCATGGCCCGCAAGGTCTGGCCGGGCCATCGCTCCTACGGGCTCTCGGCCATGTGCGCCCACCATGGGATCCCCCTGCGGCACCACCGCGCAGGCAACGACGCCGAGGCCACGGCCGAACTGGTGCTGCGCGCGATCGGCGACCGCCCCTGGTTCGACATCACGCAGTTCCTGCACACCAACCGGGTCCGCATCGGGGCCTTCCTTCCTGGTGCACATCGTACCCCCGGTGGCAAGCTCGTTCCGGTGGAGGCGCTGCGCTAG
- a CDS encoding META domain-containing protein, producing MRTLVSLAVALTLMAGTCNEGKDGGGTPGNALARLVGSKWVLQTLNGAPIDQSLGERTPYLQLAEGDKVSGMGGCNQLFGSFTVDGTALKFGELGATKMYCQDTMELEGKFTSALRATGGYSLDGDVLRLMQGDRELAVLRAQ from the coding sequence ATGCGGACCTTGGTGTCGCTGGCCGTGGCCCTGACCCTGATGGCCGGTACCTGCAACGAAGGCAAGGACGGCGGGGGAACACCGGGCAACGCCCTGGCCCGGCTCGTCGGTTCCAAGTGGGTGCTTCAAACGCTGAACGGCGCACCCATCGACCAAAGCCTGGGCGAGCGGACACCGTATCTGCAACTGGCCGAGGGCGACAAGGTCTCCGGCATGGGCGGATGCAACCAGCTCTTCGGTTCGTTCACCGTGGATGGCACGGCGTTGAAGTTCGGCGAGCTGGGTGCCACCAAGATGTACTGCCAGGACACCATGGAGCTGGAGGGTAAGTTCACTTCAGCGCTGCGCGCCACCGGCGGCTACAGCCTGGACGGCGATGTGCTGCGCCTGATGCAGGGCGACCGCGAGCTCGCCGTGCTGCGGGCTCAGTAG
- a CDS encoding rhomboid family intramembrane serine protease, giving the protein MQAPDQAAHDPQRRRILTAAILPALAVLMLWVVHLLAGAYGLDLARFGLWPRHAEGLSGIVLAPFIHGDLEHLFNNSVPLFVLGWCLVYFYPRAAGRVTLGIWLLTGLWVWISARADRHIGASGVVYGLAAFLFASGLLRRQRALMAIALLVVFLYGGLIWGVFPIAPRMSWESHLWGGLAGLAMAIVYRKVPPAFLPDRTAESLDEPDGEEGPVTTPAHTPVASRIRIVYEADPGDEVDDEELRWKRELGRRTELDDRSTDSTWPIEGPY; this is encoded by the coding sequence ATGCAAGCACCGGACCAAGCCGCCCACGATCCGCAGCGCCGCCGCATCCTCACGGCGGCCATCCTGCCTGCGCTGGCCGTATTGATGCTCTGGGTGGTGCACCTGCTGGCCGGTGCCTACGGGTTGGACCTGGCGCGCTTCGGGCTGTGGCCGCGGCATGCCGAAGGCCTGTCCGGCATCGTGCTCGCGCCGTTCATCCACGGCGATCTGGAGCACCTCTTCAACAACTCCGTCCCGCTCTTCGTGCTGGGCTGGTGCCTGGTCTATTTCTATCCGAGGGCGGCCGGACGGGTCACCCTGGGCATCTGGCTCCTCACCGGTCTCTGGGTGTGGATCAGCGCCCGCGCCGACCGGCACATCGGCGCCAGCGGCGTGGTGTACGGCCTGGCCGCCTTCCTCTTCGCCAGCGGCTTGCTGCGCCGTCAGCGCGCCCTCATGGCCATCGCCCTGCTCGTGGTGTTCCTCTACGGCGGGCTCATCTGGGGCGTCTTCCCCATCGCGCCGCGCATGAGCTGGGAAAGCCACCTGTGGGGCGGGCTGGCCGGACTGGCCATGGCCATCGTCTACCGCAAGGTGCCTCCGGCCTTTCTGCCCGATCGCACCGCGGAGTCCCTCGATGAACCGGACGGGGAGGAAGGACCGGTCACCACACCGGCCCACACCCCGGTGGCGTCACGCATCCGCATCGTGTACGAGGCCGACCCCGGCGATGAGGTGGATGATGAGGAATTGCGGTGGAAACGTGAACTGGGACGGCGCACCGAACTGGACGACCGCAGCACCGACAGCACCTGGCCGATCGAGGGCCCCTACTGA